The region GGTAAGAGAGGTAGTTGATCAGAAGCTCACCACAACACTGCAAGCTCAGACAAAGCAGACTGACCAGCGTATTGCTCAGCTTGATGCTCGCTTTGATGCTTTTCAGCGTCGTGTTGACGAGAACATGAAGACAACTTCTCAGACCTCAACTGAGCAGCTTGGTAAGGTTAGAGAGACTGTTGATAAACAGCTTAGTGATATGCGCAAAGAGAATGAAGCAAAACTTGAGCTGATGCGCCAGACCGTTGACGAGAAACTTCAGAAGACACTTGATGAACGTATGACCCAATCATTCCAGCGTGTGTCCACGCAACTTGAGCAAGTTCATCAAGGCTTAGGAGAAATGCGTGGCCTTGCAGAGGGTGTTGGAGACTTAAAGAAAGTTCTCTCTGGCGTTAAGACTCGTGGAATTGTTGGAGAAATCCAACTAGGAGCAATCCTTAGAGATATTCTTTCTCCTGAGCAGTATGAAGAGAATGTTGCTACTGTTTCTGGCTCTTCTGAGCGCGTTGAGTTTGCTGTTAAGCTACCTGGAGAGTCAGGGGAGAGCGTTTGGCTTCCTATTGATTCTAAGTTTCCTGGTGATACCTATGAGCATTTAGTAGATGCAATCAATACCGGGAATGAAGAGGCTATTATTGCTGCTAAAAAGAGTTTGGAAGCTCGCATTAAGGCAGAGGCAAAAGATATTTCAACAAAGTATATTGCTCCACCAGAGACAACTAACTTTGCTATTTTGTTCCTTCCTTTTGAGGGACTTTATGCAGAAGTAGTAAGTCAAGTAGGTTTACTTGAGCAGTTGCAGAGAGAATATCGTGTTAATGTGTGTGGACCTTCCACTATGGCTGCGCTTCTTAACAGTCTTCAAATGGGATTTCAATCTGTTGCAATCCAAAAACATGCTGATGAGATTCAGCGGGTTTTATCGGCAGTTAAGACTGAATTCGAGACATATAAAGGTCAGCTAGAAAAGGCTCGATCACAAGTGCAAAAAGCAGAAAAAGCTCTGGATACCATTTTGACTACAAGAACAAATGTTATGAGTAGAAAATTGAGAACCGTTACCGCATTAGAAAATCTCGGTGAAGCTCAAAAAACATTGGGGATTAGTGACATGGTAGATGATGGAGATGAGGATGAGAAGTAAGTAGATTTCTCTTTTTTGTTAATTGATAAGTTATTCATGATAAACCAAAGAAGAATATAAATTTAGTACGGTCCGAGAGGAGATGAAAAATGATCCAGCAGGAATCAAATCTTGACCATGATACTTTACTTCCTCTGAATGTAAAAAAGGTAAGTAGATCATACAGGATAAAAGAAGGGAAACGTATAGTTTTAGATAATGTGTCGTTTTCTGTTCATTTGGGGGAAATAGTTTGTGTGCTCGGACCGAATGGTGCTGGAAAGACCACTTTAGTAAAAATTGCTTCATCGCTTTTACTCCCAGATTGTGGAGAAGCAGAAGTATGTGGTGTAGACGTTCTTAAATATCCTCGCAAGGCTTGTAAGAATATTTCTTTAGTTCTTGGTGGAGAAAATGGGTTTTATCTTCACGCTACTGCTATTAATAACTTAAGATATTTTGCGCAAGTGAGTGGTGTTCCTTTTGATGAGCAAGAATCAAGAATTAAAAATGCCCTTCAACAAGTACATTTAGTTGAATTTTCAAATCAAAATGTATCAACTTTTTCTAGGGGAATGAGACAAAGGCTCCATCTTGCAAGAGCTTTAATTTCAGCTCATAGTTTAATTCTTCTTGATGAGCCAACATCTGGTTTAGATCCAAATAATGCCGCAGATGTTAGACAACTTATCGCCGAGTTACGTCACATTCCTAGTGGTATTTTACTTACGTCTCACAGTATGAGAGAGGTTGAATTATTAGCCGATCGAGTGCTTATTCTCAAAAAAGGAAAGTGTATTTTTCTGGGCAGCTTAGAGGAGTTGAGACAGAAAGTAATAATAGAGGGCGTATACACGTTTATTACTAATTGTCTAGATGAATCTAAAGTTAAAATTTTAAAGGAATGTTCTGGGATTGCATCAGTCGAAGTTTTTGAGAAGTTTGATTCAATTTATGTGGATGTGTCAGGAAATAAGAAAATGATTTTTGATTTATGTGTTGATGATTTTGGTTGGAAGAACGTCAATGAAAGACGTGCCTCACTCGAAGAGGTGTACCTTGCTATAATGGGAAAAGATGATGAAAGACAGTATTAATTCAATTTTTGATATACGTTCAGAATTACGGATGCTACGCTTTCATACGAGTATGTTTTTAACGACTTCATTCTTTTTAATAAGTGTTTTAGGATCATGCTTTAGTTTCTCTTTGTTTAAGATTTTTTCAATGATTCAGGGGTCTAATAATCATTCATTTTGGGTTTATTCATCTATTGCAACTATATGGGCTTCTACTATTCTTTCAACAGGTATTATTGGATATCAGCGTTATCAGGGAACTTTGGACTATCTATTTGTAAGTCCGAAAGGAATTGCTAATATTTTTTATCCAATTATTTTTTCTGCAACTACATTAGGTTTAGTTCTTGGGGTACCGTGTTCTATTCTTCTTAGCTTATTTTTTGATGTTCCTATTACTCTTTCCATACATGAGATATTGGCACTATTCTTTTCAACTATTGCATGTGCCTCTTCAGCTTTGGTTTTGTCTTCTTTATATGTTTTAACAAAAAATGCTTCATCATTTGAAAGTCTTATTTTAACTGGTATATGGATAGGGTCTGGTATAGTTTTACCAATAGAAAATTTTCCATTACCAATACGTATAATTGCATACGTACATCCTTTGACTCCAGCAGTAAAGTTAATTACCTCAGTTACTATACAAGATTTTTTCTTGTATTCGGTTGTTTGTTTGATCTTTTCTATTGCCTATGCTTTTTTAGGGTGGTTTTTGATTAAATTAGCCTTTTCAAATCTTCGCAAGAATGGAGATTATTTATAATTATGAAAAGAATTACTTCATATGTTTATCCTGCTATTTGTATAGCATTGACTTCCTTATCTAGTTACGGCTCTATTTTAGCTTTTTGCATCCAATTTTTTATTGAACCTATTTTTTCATATCTATATTTTATTCTGTTCGGTATGCAGCTTTCTGCTTCAAGTATGTCATTGCTTATAGGAATTTTAACCTTATCGTCATGGCTTTCTGCAATGCAATGTTCGGCCAATATTATTGTTCAAGATCGATTTGCAAAAACAATTTTTATGTATTTAATTTCTCAAAATCATGCAATAGTATTCTTTTTAATTAGGTACATAACAATTACCGTTATTTGTTTTATGAGTTCTTTTTTAACTTCAGTTATTGTTCTTTATATTGCAGGTGCTGATGTTCTGGCCCTTCTTTTTCCTTTATGTATATCCCTTATTCTTGCTTCTCTTGGTGGTGCTATATTTGGAGTATTTTCTTCAGTAATTGGTCTATTGTTTACTGATGGATTTGCTGTACTAAATCTATTATCAATAAGTATTCCCATACTTTCTGGAGCTGTCATACCACTTTATTTATTTCCAAGCTCTTTGATTTCTATCTGTAAGTGTATTCCCATTTCATGGATTGTTGATGGTGTCGGATTATTTTTGAGTTCTAATACAAATGATGCGTTTCTATTGTGTGGTTATGCGTTGTTCCTAGAATTTCTATGGATATTGATAACGCTTGCTTTTATCTCTTTTTGCAACAGCAGGCAGAGAATCACTGGGCAAATAGAGGGGATGCATTTGTAAGTATTGTATTGAAATACCCATA is a window of Lancefieldella parvula DSM 20469 DNA encoding:
- the rmuC gene encoding DNA recombination protein RmuC, which translates into the protein MDLLVLLVLTVVFILLIVGLVTLSSKLSQVKTLQEQNQTSSSELLRNSQDLDRRISDNMTAMHQLMDTKLDQVREVVDQKLTTTLQAQTKQTDQRIAQLDARFDAFQRRVDENMKTTSQTSTEQLGKVRETVDKQLSDMRKENEAKLELMRQTVDEKLQKTLDERMTQSFQRVSTQLEQVHQGLGEMRGLAEGVGDLKKVLSGVKTRGIVGEIQLGAILRDILSPEQYEENVATVSGSSERVEFAVKLPGESGESVWLPIDSKFPGDTYEHLVDAINTGNEEAIIAAKKSLEARIKAEAKDISTKYIAPPETTNFAILFLPFEGLYAEVVSQVGLLEQLQREYRVNVCGPSTMAALLNSLQMGFQSVAIQKHADEIQRVLSAVKTEFETYKGQLEKARSQVQKAEKALDTILTTRTNVMSRKLRTVTALENLGEAQKTLGISDMVDDGDEDEK
- a CDS encoding ABC transporter ATP-binding protein; this translates as MIQQESNLDHDTLLPLNVKKVSRSYRIKEGKRIVLDNVSFSVHLGEIVCVLGPNGAGKTTLVKIASSLLLPDCGEAEVCGVDVLKYPRKACKNISLVLGGENGFYLHATAINNLRYFAQVSGVPFDEQESRIKNALQQVHLVEFSNQNVSTFSRGMRQRLHLARALISAHSLILLDEPTSGLDPNNAADVRQLIAELRHIPSGILLTSHSMREVELLADRVLILKKGKCIFLGSLEELRQKVIIEGVYTFITNCLDESKVKILKECSGIASVEVFEKFDSIYVDVSGNKKMIFDLCVDDFGWKNVNERRASLEEVYLAIMGKDDERQY
- a CDS encoding ABC transporter permease, which translates into the protein MKRITSYVYPAICIALTSLSSYGSILAFCIQFFIEPIFSYLYFILFGMQLSASSMSLLIGILTLSSWLSAMQCSANIIVQDRFAKTIFMYLISQNHAIVFFLIRYITITVICFMSSFLTSVIVLYIAGADVLALLFPLCISLILASLGGAIFGVFSSVIGLLFTDGFAVLNLLSISIPILSGAVIPLYLFPSSLISICKCIPISWIVDGVGLFLSSNTNDAFLLCGYALFLEFLWILITLAFISFCNSRQRITGQIEGMHL